Within Eggerthella timonensis, the genomic segment TCGAAGGGCATCGCCCCCGGCAACTACATCGAAGACATCTCCCTGGCAAAGGCGCTCGAGCCCGGCATGCACGAAGCGGTGGCCACCTTCACGGCGTACGACCGAGAAACGCACGACGAGAAAGGCAAGGCGGCGGCGGAAGTGACCCTGCTCATCGGGAAGGGGGGTGATGCCAGCGGGTAAAGAAGCTTCTGGACGAAGGCTTCGGACGAAGGCATTGCCGAAGCGCTTTCCATCAGCGGGTGCTTGAGGGCGAAGACGACGGCCCCTGGTATCTCGCATCAAGTCTACGTATTGGCATACGACGAAAGGAACTACCATGAAAAGCACGAAACTGCGCTCCATCGCCGCCTGCGGCCTGGGCTGCGCCCTCGCGATGTCGCTCTCCCCGGCGGCGGCCTTTGCGGCCGACGTTACCGGGACGGGCGTCGACACGGACACGACCGATATCACCGATCTCGCGACCGATACGGACGCCTCGACCGACGTCAAGATCTTCGGTACCGACTCCCAGATCAGCGTCACCGTGCCGGTGGGCCTGACCGTGGCCGCCTCCGGTGCCCCCGGCGCCGCGTTCGCTGCCGTTCCCACGAACTACTCCATCGTGAACGACTCCTACTTCGACGTGCAGGTGAAGAAGGTCAAGGCCACCGAGCAGGCAGGCTGGGATTACGCCGATGCCAAGGTGACCACGACCACGGCAGTGACCAGCGGAAACACCGGTGCCATCCACATCGACCTCTTCCCGGGCATCGCTGACGGCAACGGCAAGACCACGGGCGGCGTGGCTATCACGTCCGCTGGCGTCGACACCTCGACGGGCTCTGCGGCCACCAAGTGGAAGATCGCCGCGAAGCGGAGCGCTGATGCTCCCACGTCGCTCGCCGTGGGCATCAACGGCACCACGAAGCTCGACACGGCGCTTGGCGAGGAATCCTCGGCTGCTGCCGCCGCCGCGACGCTCGTGTACACCATCGGTCGCGCAACGGCGTAACCGACAGCACGAATCCGCATGCATGCGGGGGCGCCTCGTCCAGCGCCCCCGCAGGTGAACCGATATCACGATGAGCGAGGAAACGATTGCAATGACGCGAGACAAGAAAAACGAGCCGGCGCAGCGCCAGGGGAGCTCGGTCTTCGAGCGCAAGCGCGAGCTTGCCCAGAAACGCGCCCGTAGGCGCCGTCGTGTCATTGCGGCCGTGTGCTCGCTTCTCGTGGTGGCCGTTGTGGGCGCGGGCGCGCTGTGGTACTTCAATCCCTTTGAGGAAAGCGGCGGCGGCCGTTACCACAACCCCAACGCCGACGTGGGGCAGCTTGAGGGCAAGACGCCCGAGGAGATACAGGCGGAGCTCAACCGCGTGGTGGAGGAGGGCATGTTCAACATATCCATCGCCGAGGTGCTGTCGTTTCCCGACGGGACGAGCGAGGGCGACGTGCGCATCGAGAACGTGCCGAACAACAACTACCTCATGGACGTGACGGTCAAGCTCGACGAGACGGGCGAGGAAGTGTACGAGTCGGGCATCCTCGAGCCGAACCATCACATCACAAAAGGAACGCTGAAGGTGGACTTGGACAAGGGAACGTATCCGGCGACCGCGGTGTTCACGGCGCTCGATCCGGAAACCGAGGCCGTCGTAGGCGAGGCCGCTGCCGAGGTCACCATCATGGTGGCGGGATAATGGAAGGCGTTGGTATGCATGCGCTGCATCGTAGATAGCCCTGCCGAGAACCGCGTCTGCGCGGCGAGACGGGTCTTCGCGTGCGTCACGGCCCTCGTGCTGGCGGCGCTGTTCGCCTGCCTGCTGACCCCCGCGAGAGCGCTGGCCGAGCCCGCCGTGGGTCCGGGCGAGTCGGTGACCTCGTCTACGGGCGAGGCGGAGGCCAGCACCACCGTGTCGGTGTACGTGGACTCGTTCCGCATCCTCGGGCAGACGCCGGACTTGGCAGGTTCGGCCGACGAGCTGCTGAACGGGCCGGGAAGCTTGCAGGTGACCGTGGCGGGGGGCATCGCGCCGTACTACTATGCCTGGACGCGCACGATGGACGGCGAGGGCGACGCGACGTTCTCGGACGCCGGGAGCCTTCCCGACGCTTCGTCCCCGATCACCCACGAGTTCACGGCGGGCGAGCTGGTCGAAGGCCATGAATACGAGTACGTCCTCTCGGTCACCGACAGCGACAAAGCGGCGCCGCAGAAGGTCGAAGCGCGCATTCGCGTGGTGTGCTCGGACGCGTACGGATGGCGAGACGGCGCCGACGATACGGACGAAGAGCTGGGGGACGACGGGTACCCCCAGGTGACCGAACCGCTGTACTTCCATGACGAGTCGTCTGGCGCGGACATCAAGGTGGCGGGCTATCTGCATCGCAGCGCGCGCATCATCGTCACGCCGCTGGACGAGTTCGACCCGACCCGCCTTGCGCTCGAGATGGGGGCGGGCAGCGCGCGTGACGGGCGCATGGGTGATCGAGGTGGTGTTCGAGGGCGGAGCGCCCGACGAGAGCGTCGATCCGTTCGTGGGCGACGTGCACGTCTCGGTGCGGTTCCCCGGGCAAGAGGCGGTGCGCGTGGCTTCGTCGAACGCGAACGTGGACGGCCTGCGCGCTTCGGTGCGCGTGGGGGAGACGTGGAACTTCCCCGAGAGCGTGCTGTTTCTCGGTCCCGATGCGCTCACGCAGCGCCCCGATTGCACGGTTGACGATGCGCGCGAGTGGCTCTCGTTCGCCACCGACGTGCTGGGTGCGTTCGCCACGCTGGGCGAGAAAACCCCGGGCGCGGGCCGCGAGGTCGCGCTCGACGTGCGCGGCGGCGGCTCGGTGGTGCCCGCACCGGACGGCGAGGGCCATGCGTGGCAGGTTGCCGACGGAGGCACCCTGCGCGCGGTGCTCCTTCCCGACGCGGGCTACCGGATCGGCGAGGTCAAGGCCTCGAACGGTGTGCCCGTGAGCGTGTCGGGCAACCGCGTGTCGCTTGGGCCGGTGAACAGCGACTGCACGCTGTCGGTGGTGTTCGAGGAGGTGCAGGCCGATCCTGCGGTGCGGCATACCCTGACCGCCGAGGTCGTGGGCGGCCACGGCGCGGTCGATCCGGCCGAGCCGATGGAGGTGGAGCACGGGCAAAGCGCGCTCGTGCAGTTCCTTCCCGACGAAGGGTACGTAATCGACGAGGTGCTGGTGAACGGCGAGGCGGTCACGCCCTTCGCCGACGCGTACCTCGTGTCCGCCATGGTGGAGGACGTGCGGGTGACCGTGTCGTTCCGCAAGGGCACGCCCGCGCCGCAGGCGTGGTTCAGCGTGCGTGCCGACGTGGTATCGGGCGAGGGCTCGGTGTCGCCGACTGCGGCGCTCGTGCCGCTGGGCGGCAGGGCTTCCTTCTCGTTCCTTCCGGCGGAAGGCTGGCGCGTGGCCGATGTGCGCGTGAACGGCGAGAGCGTGGGAGCCCCGTCCGCGTGGACGGTGGAGCACGTGAGCGCCGACGCGGTGGTGACGGTTGCGTTCGAACAGGTGAAGGATCCCGACGTCGACCCTGATCCGGGCGACGACGATGCGACGTTCACCGTGAACGCGAGCTCCGGAGAGCACGGCAGCATCTCGCCGGCGGGCGACGTGACGGTGCGCAAAGGGGCCGATGCCGCCTTCGCCTTCGCGCCCGACACGGGCTACAAGGTGGCCGACGTGATCGTCGACGGGACGAGCGTGGGCGCGCCGACCGCGTACACGCTGCGCGACGTGCAGGGCAACCATATCGTGCACGTGGAATTCAAGCCCGCGTACGACGCGGAGCCCGGTGGCTCCGGGGGCGCAGGCGTGCAGCCGGGAGGAGCCGGGCCGGGTTCGGACTTGGGTTCGGGCGGTTCCGCGACCGTGAAGACCGGCGACGTGCTGGGGGCCGCGGTGGGCATCGCGGCGGTCGCTGCGGCGGCCGCCCTGGTTGCCATCGTCGTCGCTCGGCGACGTTCGGAAAGGAGGCGGTGACGTGCCTCGGGTAAAACGGTCGGTCGTTGAGCACAACGCGTTCATCTTGCTTGAGTACCTCGTGTCGCGATCGTCGCCCGAGCCTCGTTTCGCCATCGTGTCGTACCGGACCATGACGAACGATTTGGGCATGTCCCAGAACCGCGTTCGCAACCTCGTTCGATTGCTCGTGAAGCGCGGTTACATCGAGGTGCACCATCGCTTCGCCGAAGACGGCGGAGAGCTGTCCAACGCTCATTTGATCACGAAGCAGGGCGTGGCGGCGCTTCGCGCATACGGGGAACGCTTGCGGCAGGAAAGCCATAGGGAAAGAGTGGAGGAGCTATGACGGATTCGTCGATGGACGTGTCGAGCATCGTGGGCACGTTCGTGGAGAGCTTGGAGTTCAAGAAGAAGAAAATCGGGGGCATCGACGAGATGGATGCGCTCGGCAAGATCGAGGAGCTGGCCGGCCTGTACGAGGAGCGCATCAACGACCTCGTGCGCCAGCTGGACCAGGCGAAGCGCGATGCCGAGACGGCCGCCCGACGAACCGAGGCAAGCCCACACGCCGATGCCGAGCTCGCACGGTTGCGAGCCGAGCTTGCCGAGGAGCGTTCGCGCGCGGAGGGGCTGGCCGCCAAGCTCAAGGCGCGCGAGCGCAGCGCGCCCGTTGCGCCGTCGTCCGACGACTTCATGCGCACGCTGCAGGAAGTGCGCGCCGACGTGCTGGAGAAGGCCCGCAACGAGGCGGCGTCCATCGTCTCGCGAGCGCGCGAGAACGCCGACACGGTGGCGAACGCCGAGCGCGAGCGACGCGATCGCGCCGTGGAGGCCGCTCGAACGGCGCGCGGGCAGGCCGAGTCGGCCATGCGCAAGCTCGCCGACGCGCTGGGGGACGTGGAGGCGCTCGAATCGGGTTTGGCCGGCGGCGCCAGCGCTGCGAGCTTCGGGGCTCAGGACGTGTACGCGCGCTTGCGCCGTGCCGACGTGCCCAGCCCGCTCGATCCTTGGGAGCAGCCGGAATCGCGCTAGGCGCTTGGGCTGCCTCCGCGAAAAAGCCCGCCCCGCGTCGACGCGAGGCGGGCTTGCAGCGCAGGGTGCGGAGTCCGGACGGGACGGGGCTCCGCTGCACGACGCAGAGGGGGCGACCAGCTTAGTTGGTGCCGTCCTGCTGCCCGTCGTCGGTGTTGGAGCCGTTCTTCTCGGCGTACTCTTCCGGCGTCATGACGTCGACCACGTTCACGGTCATCTCGACCACGTTGAGGCCGGTCATGTCCTTGAGGTCGCCGCCGACGACCTTCTTGATGTCGTCGAAGATGTCGGGAGCGGACTTGCCGTACTCCATGATGACGTCGAGGTTGATCTTAGCGTTCGTGTCGTCGACGATGTCGGCGTCCACGCCCTTCGTCTTGTCGGCGCCGCCGAGGCCCTCCTGGATGCGGGACAGCACGTTGCCCTTCATGTCGATGATGCCGTCGATCTTCTGCGCGGCCAGCGAGGAGATCTTCTCGACGACGTTCTCGTCGATGACCAGCTTGTACACCGGTTCGGCGGACACGTCGGAGGCGGTTGCGGCGGTGTCGCTCTTCTTCTCCGTGTCCATGTCGGAGTAGGGGTTGTACGTGGAGGTGGAGGTGGCGGGCTTGGTCATGGTGCTCTGAGTCATGGTAGTTCCTTTCTGTAGCATGAAGAATGGGGGAGCGAACGCCTCGGGCTGCGCGAATCTCGAGAACGGGAAGGGCGCGGCACGCGAGGCTTTTCGCTAGTTGAACCTATCGAGGATGCTTTTCATCTGCTGGCGCGTTTTCCTGTCGCCGTCGCGGTACTTGCCGATGATCACGCCGATGGCGGCGAACACGGCCAGCAGCACGGTGGGCCAGAACCCGACGATGAGGATGAGGGCCGCCGCGATGAAGCCGATGATGCCGTACAGCACCGCATGGCTGTGATGCTCGACGTAGGGGGAGACCGCGCGCTTCATGCTCGCGTACACGCCCTTGTCGCGCTTCGTTTCCGCCGCCGCATTCGCGATCACGTCGGACGGCGTGTCGGCCGTGCGCTGCTGGGCCTGCGGTTCCTCGCGCTTCGCGTTCGCAGGTGCGGAGGCGTTTGCATTCGCGTTCGCTCGTGCGGGTGCGGAGGCGCTCGACTGCTTCGGCTTCGGCTTGGCTGCCTGCTTCGGCTTTTGCACGGGGGCCGGCGCGGTATGGATGCGCATCGTAGACTGGGTCATGGGCGCATCACCTACTCAACCACATGGGCCGGCACCGGCTTGGTCTGGTGCGGGCGATGGGTATCGTCGGTGTACTTCGTGGCCTGCTGCGTGAACGCGGGGGTCACCACGTCGGCGTCGCCGGCGAACGTGATGCGCACGGAATCCACCGGGTAGCCCGTGAAGGCCTCGAGCGTCGCGGCGATTTCGTCCTGCAGCTTCGCGCCCAGCTGTCCCAGCTCGGCGTTGCGGCCCGGATCGATCTTCGCGTGGATGCTCATGCGCGGATCGTGCTTGTTCTCGATGTGGACCTTCACGTTGTCCGTGGACAGGCCGTGATGGCTCTCAACGACGTGCTTGACCGTGGACTGGATGGCATTCTGCGTGATGGCGATGCTGCCGTTGTCGCGCTCGAGTTCGAGCTGCGAGTTCTTGCCCGGAGCGGTGATGGCGCGAATCAACACGACCAGCAGTCCCACCGCCGTGATGCCGAGCAGCACAGCCTCCACGATGAAGAACCAAGGCATGCTCATAAGCCACGCGATAGCCGGGAACAGCGGTTCCCATGCGAACCAGAGCGTAGCGAGCACACCAACGCCCAGCACGGCAGCAACGACGAACACGATCATGCAAAAGCGCTTAAACTTTCCCATAGATGCCGCCTTTCTTCAAGAATGCGCACCGCGGTTTGCGGCGCGCTGCCGGATAGAGTGGGACTACTCTAGAAGAAAACGGCTCGGGAGTGCCTGGTCGCACGGAAGTGCAGCCGGACGTTTGCCTTGTCGTTGAAGCTTTGTAGGCGATGGCTACGATTGCAGGCGGGTGGATTCGACGAGGTCGATGACTTCCTGCTTGCTGTGCACGCCCAGCTTTTCGTACACGTGCTTGATGTGCATCTTCACCGTGTTGCGCGACAGGACGAACTTCTCCTCCATGAACGCGAGGTCGCGCCCGCGTGCAAGCTGTGCGAGCACGTCGGTTTCGCGCGGCGTCAGATTGTGCTCGCGTGCGACGACGGCGCAGCGAGATTCCCACGGGTCGGGATCGCTCGGGGCGGGCGCTTCCGTGGAGGACGCTGCGGAAGCGATGGGGGCTTCGGGCTGCGGTGCGGCGAAGCGCCCCGCGGTGAACGGCAGCTTCGCCACCGGGTCGTTGAACAGGTACACGAGCATGATGACGTAGGCGAACACGATGACGAGGGAGAACGCTTCGGGCGCGGTGGCGTCCACCTGCTCCCACGTTTCGGCCAGCATGCCGAGAGCCGCGCCGACCAGATGCCCCACCACGATGACGAGCCGCGCCGCCGCCGCGGCAAGCAGCGGTTCGGTGCACGAGCGCACGATGACGACGGCCACCACCCACACCACCACTTCGAACAACGACGTGCCGATGCTGACCAGCACGTCTCCTCCGCCGGCTGCGAGCAGATCCAGCGCGGGCCCCAGCAGGAAGCCGGCCGCCGTGCACACGAGCGCCCCGCGGAACAGCTCGTGTACGCCGATGGCCGGCAAAAGCCCGATGGTCGCGATGATGAGCACGAGCGCCACCATCACGGCGGGTGGGGAGTCGACCGATCCGATGGAGGAGCTCGAACGCAAAAACCCCAGCATCATGGACGCCACCACCACTCCGACGACCAGGTTTCGATTGGCGAGCGTGCGGAAGGGCAGCAGCACCGTCGCGTACTCCTCCGAGGGTTCCGCAGATGCATCGATCCTGACGACCGGGCGTTGACGTTGCAGCGCCGCCATCACGAGGCCGGCAGCAGCAGCGATGAGAGCGCTCCCGATGACGAACGCGCCCACGTCTCCCAGCTGGGCGAACGCAGCCAACGCCTCCGCCGCCTCC encodes:
- a CDS encoding helix-turn-helix domain-containing protein; this encodes MPRVKRSVVEHNAFILLEYLVSRSSPEPRFAIVSYRTMTNDLGMSQNRVRNLVRLLVKRGYIEVHHRFAEDGGELSNAHLITKQGVAALRAYGERLRQESHRERVEEL
- a CDS encoding Asp23/Gls24 family envelope stress response protein; the encoded protein is MTQSTMTKPATSTSTYNPYSDMDTEKKSDTAATASDVSAEPVYKLVIDENVVEKISSLAAQKIDGIIDMKGNVLSRIQEGLGGADKTKGVDADIVDDTNAKINLDVIMEYGKSAPDIFDDIKKVVGGDLKDMTGLNVVEMTVNVVDVMTPEEYAEKNGSNTDDGQQDGTN
- a CDS encoding DUF2273 domain-containing protein yields the protein MTQSTMRIHTAPAPVQKPKQAAKPKPKQSSASAPARANANANASAPANAKREEPQAQQRTADTPSDVIANAAAETKRDKGVYASMKRAVSPYVEHHSHAVLYGIIGFIAAALILIVGFWPTVLLAVFAAIGVIIGKYRDGDRKTRQQMKSILDRFN
- the amaP gene encoding alkaline shock response membrane anchor protein AmaP, encoding MGKFKRFCMIVFVVAAVLGVGVLATLWFAWEPLFPAIAWLMSMPWFFIVEAVLLGITAVGLLVVLIRAITAPGKNSQLELERDNGSIAITQNAIQSTVKHVVESHHGLSTDNVKVHIENKHDPRMSIHAKIDPGRNAELGQLGAKLQDEIAATLEAFTGYPVDSVRITFAGDADVVTPAFTQQATKYTDDTHRPHQTKPVPAHVVE
- a CDS encoding helix-turn-helix transcriptional regulator, with amino-acid sequence MKPAREQSAARSASFGIVAAGLACLFAGIWTSDGAALMLLDPPGGDLAMRVSSLIVYIALFVGVRRRLHGARAEHCDLTRFLTIASGAALVAYAFGSAIMLSSGPFDGSTRAVVASLAFFLLKGIGAPLSVALVCLSATLPYRLVAQVSALGILSAFVLKEAAEALAAFAQLGDVGAFVIGSALIAAAAGLVMAALQRQRPVVRIDASAEPSEEYATVLLPFRTLANRNLVVGVVVASMMLGFLRSSSSIGSVDSPPAVMVALVLIIATIGLLPAIGVHELFRGALVCTAAGFLLGPALDLLAAGGGDVLVSIGTSLFEVVVWVVAVVIVRSCTEPLLAAAAARLVIVVGHLVGAALGMLAETWEQVDATAPEAFSLVIVFAYVIMLVYLFNDPVAKLPFTAGRFAAPQPEAPIASAASSTEAPAPSDPDPWESRCAVVAREHNLTPRETDVLAQLARGRDLAFMEEKFVLSRNTVKMHIKHVYEKLGVHSKQEVIDLVESTRLQS